A genomic window from Methylorubrum extorquens includes:
- a CDS encoding alpha/beta hydrolase, with the protein MTLHRRALLAGTAAVLTGAEARAQGADVPPAVRLPVRPQTGDVVQPLPKSAPGSDLEIIDLWPDLPPGGGGPFRSEYRFDETLTGVITGVVRPCLLVIRPQRPNGAGILIAAGGGYLRIDIGNEGLPVGQWLARAGITAFVLVYRLPSEEWRDGPDAPRQDAQRAMRLVRWRAEEYGLDPDRIGVLGFSAGGHLMGVTATDAEQDLYDDTDEADGLSARPSFAGLIYPIVTMRAPFDRTMSSRRVLVGDDPPDARRRAYSVEVQVNERTPPVFMVQASDDRIAVTDHPLLMYAALRAAKVPAEMHLFERGGHGFGLGVPGSPAAAWPALFMAWMRGHGLLKS; encoded by the coding sequence ATGACGTTGCACCGGCGAGCCCTGCTCGCGGGGACGGCTGCGGTGCTGACCGGAGCCGAGGCGCGGGCGCAGGGGGCGGATGTCCCCCCGGCCGTGCGTCTTCCGGTGCGTCCGCAGACCGGCGACGTCGTCCAGCCGCTGCCGAAATCCGCGCCCGGCTCCGACCTCGAAATCATCGATCTATGGCCGGACCTGCCTCCGGGCGGCGGCGGGCCGTTCCGCTCGGAATATCGGTTCGACGAGACCTTGACCGGCGTCATCACCGGCGTGGTGCGACCCTGCCTTCTCGTGATCCGCCCCCAGCGCCCGAACGGTGCCGGCATCCTGATCGCGGCGGGCGGCGGCTATCTGCGCATCGACATCGGCAACGAGGGTCTGCCGGTCGGGCAATGGTTGGCGCGCGCCGGCATCACCGCCTTCGTGCTGGTCTACCGGCTTCCGAGCGAGGAATGGCGCGACGGCCCCGACGCACCGCGCCAGGACGCGCAGCGGGCCATGCGCCTCGTGCGCTGGCGGGCGGAGGAGTACGGCCTCGACCCCGACCGGATCGGCGTGCTCGGCTTCTCCGCGGGCGGCCACCTGATGGGCGTGACCGCGACCGATGCCGAGCAGGATCTCTACGACGACACCGACGAGGCGGACGGCCTCAGCGCCCGCCCCTCCTTCGCCGGGTTGATCTACCCGATCGTCACCATGCGCGCGCCGTTCGACCGGACCATGTCGAGCCGTCGGGTGCTCGTCGGCGACGACCCGCCCGATGCGCGGCGGCGGGCCTACTCGGTGGAGGTTCAGGTCAACGAGCGCACGCCGCCGGTCTTCATGGTCCAGGCCTCCGACGACCGCATCGCGGTGACCGACCATCCGCTCCTGATGTATGCCGCCCTGCGGGCGGCGAAGGTGCCCGCCGAGATGCACCTGTTCGAGCGCGGCGGCCACGGCTTCGGACTCGGCGTGCCGGGCAGTCCCGCCGCGGCATGGCCCGCCCTGTTCATGGCCTGGATGCGCGGCCACGGTCTGCTGAAGTCGTAG
- a CDS encoding phosphatase PAP2 family protein: MLAKTPRRSIHARATRVAAGIEVADVASGVSLARAKDHPAVQAMGSASEIGSWQALFALSATALALGMVARDRRLARAGQNMLAAGIVASLVKTTIKRTVHRTRPNVFMDEGLYSRGRPGTGDGPWQSFPSGHAALSVAVARSVARAYPGFAAPAYCAAAAIATTQVVRGAHFPADVMAGAVIGIAAEAVSHRPFTDEARRHG; the protein is encoded by the coding sequence ATGCTTGCGAAGACACCGAGACGTTCGATCCACGCCCGAGCCACGCGAGTGGCCGCAGGCATTGAGGTGGCCGACGTCGCATCCGGGGTCTCGCTCGCGCGGGCGAAGGATCATCCGGCTGTGCAAGCAATGGGATCGGCCAGCGAAATCGGCAGCTGGCAGGCTCTTTTCGCTCTATCGGCCACGGCTCTTGCCCTTGGCATGGTCGCCCGCGACCGCCGTCTCGCGCGTGCGGGACAGAACATGCTCGCGGCGGGCATTGTGGCGAGCCTCGTGAAGACGACGATCAAGCGGACGGTCCACCGCACCCGTCCCAACGTGTTCATGGACGAGGGGCTCTATTCGCGCGGTCGGCCTGGGACCGGCGATGGCCCCTGGCAGTCCTTCCCCTCGGGGCACGCAGCCCTGAGCGTTGCCGTGGCTCGATCGGTAGCGCGTGCCTATCCCGGCTTCGCGGCCCCGGCCTACTGCGCCGCTGCCGCCATCGCGACCACACAGGTCGTCCGCGGCGCGCATTTTCCCGCCGATGTCATGGCCGGCGCCGTGATCGGTATCGCAGCCGAAGCGGTCAGCCACCGCCCCTTCACGGATGAAGCTCGGCGACACGGCTGA
- the guaA gene encoding glutamine-hydrolyzing GMP synthase: MTIDTSHHDKILIVDFGSQVTQLIARRVREEGVYCEIVPFTKAEAAFDAHRPKGVILSGGPESVTTDLSPRAPQKIFESGVPVFGICYGQQTMAAQLGGEVEGGHHAEFGRAEVEIVSDSPLFRGVWHAGEKYPVWMSHGDRVTKLPEGFATIAMSRNAPFAAVADEGRHYYAVQFHPEVHHTPHGALLIRNFVRDIAGCSGDWTMGTYREEAIAKIREQVGKEKVICGLSGGVDSSVAAVLIHEAIGDQLTCVFVDHGLMRLGEGDEVVRLFRDHYNIPLVHVQAQDLFIGALEGVDDPEVKRKTIGRLFIDVFEAEAGKIGGAAFLAQGTLYPDVIESVSFSGGPSVTIKSHHNVGGLPERMNMKLVEPLRELFKDEVRLLGKELGLPESFVGRHPFPGPGLAIRCPGMITREKLEALRKADAIYLDEIRQAGLYDTIWQAFAVILPVKTVGVMGDGRTYDHVCALRAVTSVDGMTADFYPFDMAFLGRVATRIINEVKGINRVTYDITSKPPGTIEWE, from the coding sequence ATGACCATCGACACCTCCCACCACGACAAGATCCTGATCGTCGATTTCGGCTCCCAGGTGACGCAGCTCATCGCCCGCCGCGTCCGCGAGGAGGGTGTCTATTGCGAGATCGTGCCGTTCACGAAGGCCGAGGCCGCCTTCGATGCGCACCGGCCCAAGGGGGTGATCCTCTCCGGCGGCCCGGAATCGGTCACGACGGACTTGTCGCCGCGCGCGCCGCAGAAGATTTTCGAATCCGGCGTGCCGGTCTTCGGCATCTGCTACGGCCAGCAGACCATGGCGGCCCAGCTCGGCGGTGAGGTCGAGGGCGGCCACCACGCCGAATTCGGCCGTGCCGAGGTCGAGATCGTGTCGGACTCGCCGCTGTTCCGGGGCGTGTGGCACGCGGGCGAGAAGTACCCGGTCTGGATGAGCCACGGCGACCGGGTGACGAAGCTGCCGGAGGGCTTTGCCACCATCGCGATGTCGCGCAACGCGCCCTTCGCCGCGGTGGCGGACGAAGGTCGCCATTACTACGCCGTCCAGTTCCATCCGGAGGTGCATCACACGCCCCACGGCGCGCTGCTGATCCGCAACTTCGTGCGTGACATCGCCGGCTGCTCCGGCGACTGGACCATGGGCACCTACCGCGAGGAGGCGATCGCCAAGATCCGCGAGCAGGTCGGCAAGGAAAAGGTGATCTGCGGCCTCTCCGGCGGCGTCGATTCCTCGGTCGCGGCCGTGCTGATCCACGAGGCGATCGGCGATCAGCTCACCTGCGTCTTCGTCGATCACGGCTTGATGCGTCTCGGCGAAGGCGACGAGGTCGTCCGCCTGTTCCGCGACCACTACAACATCCCCCTCGTCCACGTTCAGGCGCAGGATCTGTTCATCGGCGCGCTCGAGGGCGTCGATGACCCCGAGGTGAAGCGCAAGACGATCGGCCGCCTGTTCATCGACGTGTTCGAGGCCGAGGCCGGCAAGATCGGCGGCGCCGCGTTCCTCGCCCAAGGCACGCTCTATCCGGACGTGATCGAGAGCGTGTCCTTCTCCGGCGGTCCCTCCGTGACGATCAAGAGCCACCACAATGTCGGCGGCCTGCCCGAGCGGATGAACATGAAGCTGGTGGAGCCCCTGCGGGAGCTGTTCAAGGACGAGGTGCGCCTGCTGGGCAAGGAACTCGGCCTGCCCGAGAGCTTCGTCGGCCGCCACCCCTTCCCCGGACCGGGCCTCGCCATTCGCTGCCCGGGGATGATTACGCGCGAGAAGCTGGAAGCCCTGCGTAAGGCCGACGCGATCTATCTCGACGAGATCCGGCAGGCCGGTCTCTACGACACCATCTGGCAGGCCTTCGCGGTGATCCTGCCGGTGAAGACGGTGGGCGTGATGGGCGACGGGCGTACCTACGACCACGTCTGCGCGCTACGCGCCGTGACTTCGGTCGATGGCATGACCGCCGACTTCTACCCCTTCGACATGGCCTTCCTCGGCCGCGTCGCCACGCGGATCATCAACGAGGTGAAGGGCATCAACCGGGTGACCTACGACATCACCTCGAAGCCACCCGGCACGATCGAGTGGGAGTGA
- a CDS encoding DUF6925 family protein, with amino-acid sequence MESGLPAAPLTPWAEAADVEALLRGALADADVAWSLGSFGAIAEFMRDAGESVCPLPDARMGLATARGAIALTPAADLRPFAYETGFSDGYNHAVALCLPESACAMSGRSVVTELGPDREAARAEERAAILFDLGLGLLAVDACVRTSDPEAVACLRAGVGRPVFAPGSPVGPRLVAMNPHRIFCTRIGRIEVYAPIPGPGETSPEGPHTHVLPELLRAGRTHAATTPIPDGFVPCGGMHPPHSYKDALGCRIPFDPARHAGFQALLERWGDPDLLSVKRGMTPSKAVSPRHARSARRAAEMQARLLRGEDAAERA; translated from the coding sequence ATGGAGTCCGGTCTTCCGGCTGCGCCCCTGACACCATGGGCAGAGGCCGCTGACGTCGAAGCGCTGCTGCGCGGCGCCCTGGCCGACGCTGATGTCGCCTGGAGCCTCGGCAGCTTTGGTGCCATCGCCGAGTTCATGCGCGATGCCGGCGAGTCGGTGTGTCCGCTCCCCGACGCGCGGATGGGTCTCGCCACCGCCCGCGGCGCCATCGCCCTGACGCCGGCCGCCGATCTCAGGCCCTTTGCCTACGAGACCGGCTTCTCCGACGGCTACAACCATGCCGTGGCGTTGTGCCTGCCCGAATCCGCCTGCGCCATGAGCGGGCGGAGCGTCGTCACCGAACTCGGCCCCGACAGGGAGGCGGCGCGCGCGGAGGAACGGGCGGCGATCCTGTTCGATCTGGGACTCGGGCTGCTGGCGGTCGATGCCTGCGTTCGCACGAGCGACCCCGAGGCCGTCGCCTGCCTGCGGGCCGGCGTCGGCCGGCCGGTCTTCGCTCCCGGCAGCCCAGTCGGCCCGCGCCTCGTGGCGATGAACCCGCACCGGATCTTCTGCACGCGGATCGGCCGGATCGAAGTCTATGCGCCGATCCCCGGCCCCGGCGAGACGAGTCCTGAGGGGCCGCACACGCATGTTCTGCCCGAATTGCTGCGAGCCGGACGCACCCATGCGGCGACGACGCCGATCCCCGACGGCTTCGTGCCCTGCGGCGGAATGCACCCGCCACATTCCTACAAGGACGCGTTGGGCTGCCGTATTCCCTTCGACCCCGCCCGTCACGCGGGTTTCCAGGCCTTGCTGGAACGCTGGGGCGATCCGGATCTCCTGTCGGTCAAGCGCGGGATGACGCCGTCGAAAGCCGTCTCACCGAGACACGCCCGATCGGCCCGCCGCGCCGCCGAGATGCAAGCTCGTCTCCTCCGCGGCGAGGACGCCGCCGAGCGTGCTTGA